A region of the Microcoleus sp. AS-A8 genome:
TAGAGTGAAATAGTAGAGGAACGCAATAAGGAACCACAATCCAGTATTAAAGTTAAGTCCCTTTGCGGGGATGAGAATTTCTAGAGAATCCGCATTTTTGGTCAGCGAAATTTTGCTATCGGAGGGTTGCCTGACAACTAAAGGAGCGACATCCCTTTGCTGCGGCTGTTCAAGGGCTTGCAGTGCTTCAACAGCAGAGGTCAAGTGCTTGTCTAAACTCGGTTGTGTCATCCACCTCAACCAGTTGGCAAAGGCTGGACTGAGATTAGCTGCCTGCTCAAATTGAATCCGTCCATCCTTGTGGGGTAAATCAGCTGGATGAGTGCCCGTTAGCAAGGCAATTAAAGTTGCTCCTAAACTGTAGAGGTCGGAGGCTGGAACTGTGCGAGAGCCAAATTGCTCCGGTGGCATGTACCCATAGGTTCCCACCACTGTAATCGTCCCGCCTTCTGTAGCAGCAAGAGTCTGCACCGAGCCAAAATCTATCAGGTAGACAACGCCTACACTATTACCAGAGCGATTTGTCAATAAAATATTACTGGGCTTGATGTCGCGGTGGATGACGGGAGGCTGACGCCCATGCAGGTAAATCAGGATTTCTAAAAGAGCTTTGGCTATCTGCTTAACTTCGGCTTCACTGAAGCTACGTCCTTCTTTGAGCTGTTCTGAGAGCGATTTCCCTTCCACATAAGTCTGTACGAGGGCAAATCCTTTTCCGTTGGGTGAATCTAGCTCAAAGTAGTTGAGGTAGCGAGGAATGGCAGGATGGGATATGGCTTTGAGGGTTTCTGCTTCGCGCTCAAACAGCTTTAGATGCTCCCATTCAAAGTCACTGCCAAAAGATAGCAGCTTGACCACGACTAATTCCTGAGTTTTGAGGTCACGAGCTAGCAGCGTCCGACGCCCAGCATTGTTTCCGAGTTGCTGCTGTACCTCGTAGCGAACGCCTAAGACTTGACCCTTCATGCTTTTTTGTCGCTAGCTTTTACCAGTTTCTCTAACTGAATGGTACTACTGCGATTCGATAATATCTATTGTAGGGGCGCACGGCTATGCGCCCCTACAAGGCTGAACCTAGACAATTGGGAGGCTCCTAGGGAGAACCGTTATAGAACCTCCTACCTTACATTCCATTAATTTGAGTATTCGGTTGAGTCGGGTTCGTACCATCAGGAAATTGAAAAATTGTGCCCGTCCCCGTGGGATTTTGGAAAATCGAACCCGTCCCTATAGGAGAAATAGGACTCCCCAAACTTTGGGGAAGTGTACCCGTTCCTAAAGAAGGAGTTTGAGGCTGTGAAATAGGACTCCCCAAACTTTGGGGAACTGTACCCGTCCCTACAGGAGGAACTTGAGGTTGTGGAATAGGACTCCCCTGAGTTTCTGGAGTGCCACCCGTCCCCAAAGGATTTTGTTGAGTATTTCCTAAATTGCTCTGAGCGAAGGCTGGCAAAGCAAGTAAAGTGCTAGCGCTAGCAACGCCGATTAGCGTCAAAACCTTTTGAAGTGATTTTTTGTTATGGTGTGTGCTCATGGCTCTGTCCTCTTGATTAGGGTGAAAGCATTCTGAGCTTTGAAGTTATTTATTCAAAACTGAACGAATGTTAGTATGCAAGCAAAATCTGCTTGTGCAGAAGCTACGTCCGTTTAAAATTAGAGACGTATTTTTAAGTGCTTCTATATTGAAGGCTAACGCTACAAACTTTCTCGAAGCCTGTATCCAAAGGTATGTAAAATGTTAACTTTTTAGATTCAACAATGTATCCAATTAGAGAGGAATTACCTCGTATACCCAGCCAAAAATAATCTATCCGTTGGCAGTGAGGGAGCAGTGCCGGAGCTTTAGTGAGGACGGAGGATTAGGGGAGTCGGGGAGTCGGGGAGCAAGCTCAGGAACTCTAACTTTGGACAAAAAAAGCTGATATATCCAAAGATTCAAAATCCTGGAAAAAAGCTATCAGCCGAGTTGCTATTTGAGAAACCCCCCCTTTAACATTAGACTCAATATTTAAAGGCAACACCGGGTCATGAAGCGATAAGCGCAACAAAAACCATCCATCTTCCACTGATGAACGGCAGGATACACGCATACCCTCATAATTATTGGGCACAACTGTCCAATCCGATTGTTTCGAGACAAAGATTTGAAGTTTTTCAATCACCTCATGACCGTAAGCCTTAAAATCAGGCACGTCAATTTTGAGCCGGAATTCTTCACTTTCCTCAGGTTCCTTTAAAGTCGCAATCAAATCAGGCAAAGACTTACCTTCCAGCTTAGATTGAGCCAACTCAATTAATAACTTGCTTACCAAATAAGCCCCGTCATCCAAAAAGTAATTTTCCTTCATCGCCCCGTGACCCGATGTTTCTATCGCCAGCCAAGAGTCCTGTCCTTCTTGATTCAAGCGAATCGACTCATTGATCACATTTTTATAGCCTCGCTTAAACCGATGGTGCACCCCCTTTAATTCCGTCTCAATGAATTGAGTTAAACCATCCGACGTAATGGAATCTGTGACAATAGTAGAACCGGGATGTTCCCGCAAAACAATTGCAGAAATTAGAGCAATCAATCGATTCCGATTCAGCTCCTTTCCAAATTGATCAACCGCTGCTCCGCGATCGACATCCGTATCAAAAATAATCCCTAAATCCGCCTGATGCTCAATAACAGCTTGGCAAATAGAAGCCATCGCCTCTTTATTTTCCGGATTAGGAATATGATTTGGAAATGTGCCATCAGGCTCTAAAAATTGACTCCCCGTCGTATCAGCTCCTAACGGCGATAAAACTTTCTGTGCATAAAAACCCCCTGCTCCATTTCCCGCATCTACAATAATCTTTAATCCCTGGAGCGGCTGCTCAAAATGTTGGGGATGATTAACCGCTTGACGAATTTTATTCACAAATCCATCCGCATAGACGGAAATAAAATCATGCTGTTCAATAGCACCTTTTTCTACAGCTTGTTCAAACTCATTTTTTTCCGCCAATGCCAAAATATCTGAAATATCTTTTTTTTCCAAACCTCCTTGAGCCGTAAAAAACTTTAATCCATTACGATTAAAAGGTAAGTGACTCGCCGTTAACATAATGGCTCCATCACAATCAAATCCTGAAGTGACTGTACTCACAAACATTGCAGGGGTAGACGCCATCGCAAAATCATAAGCACGGCTACCGAGAGAAGAAATCCCATCCATCACCCCTTGCATTAATTCTGGGCCAGACAATCGACTATCCCGTCCTACGGAAATTGTTAAATCCGAAGCCGGTTTCCCGACTTTTTGTTCCAGCCACTTCACAAAGGCTTTCCCCAAAATATTAGCGACTTGGGGAGTCAGATTCACCGGTTCATTCGCCACTCCTTCCAGAGCAACGCCTCTTATATCTGAACCATTTTGGAGTTTTTTCCAATCGAAATCGTTCATTGTTAAACGCTCCCTCACACAATGATAAATAATACTGATTAGCTACGAGTATAGCGATGCTTAACTCCCAGCGGAAAATACTCTGGATCACCCATTGGAGCAAGCTCTACCTGTGGCAACTGATACTGCTTAGGAACATAGTTGGCAAACTCACTATTAAGGCGCAAAAATTGGGAGAGAATGGAAGAAGCGATCGCATCCCGTTTCTGTTCACTCGCTTCACTTCCCGGCGCTAACTCCACCACGATAGATAAGAACCGATCCTGATCCGCATCTTCCTTAACTTGCAACACAAATTTCCCCGTCACCCACTCTCGAATCACGGGTTGCTCTAACCCAACCATGACATTCTCCGGATAGATATTCGCACCAAAATAAGAAACGATAAAATTAGAGCGCCCAAACACATAGACAAAGGGTAAAGGATGAATCCCCCTGCCTCCTTGCAACTCTGCTATAGGGTCAAATCCCCATTCTGCGAGGAACTCTAGCATCGCCTCGGAAGCAATCAGTCCCCCATGATCACTAATGTGATAACGCACCAAGGGAATCCCGTTATCTCCCGAAAACAGCAGCGTATCCTCATGCACTTCAAAGAAGCGACTCATGGGGTCATACTGAACCAACGTCGGTAATCGCGATTCTCCAAATAGCCTCTTTGCAGCATTGGGATTCTTGGCTAAGAAACGGCGTATGCAAATACTCAACGGGGTTTCATTCCCCAATACCCCCGCATCTGCGGTTCCATACAGCGAAGCGGAATCATAACAGGGATTCGTTGAGCCAACTCGCTCCCCCACTAAACTCCGCCACTCTTCGCTGAACACCTCTCCTGCCATTACCCACTTTATTTGATACTGTTGCCACTCCACCCCGCGAGCAATACCAGTATCAATCACATCCTTCAGAAAGGGCGGATAACCTAGCAATACCACCTGCTCAAAGCTTAAACCCAGTTCCTGAACCACTCGGAAAATTTCGTCTTTGTTATTACCAGGAGTGACAACGGTAACCGGATAACCTTTACTTGCCAGGTAGCGGCAGCAATTCGTGGTGTACATCCCCCCAACCCAGCTTCCTAAGCTAAAGCAAATCACCGCTAAGGTAGGGCGGGTGTCGGCATGAAAACTATCGTGAAAAATCTGTTCAAAGCGCGTCGCTATCTGGAGTTCGTCGGTTAGGAAGCGGGGCCAAAATGTGGGTTTACCAGTGGAACCGGAGGAAACCGCAATCATGTCGCACATGTCCAGTTGTCCATTCCGGCACAATTCGGTCAATGGGTAACGCGAATGGTAGTTATTTTTATTAATGAGGGGAAGGTTTGCGAAATCCTCAAAGGTCTGGATGGAGTTATAGGAGATGCCCTGTTGTGTCAAAAAAGCTCTGTAAGCAGGAACATGAGTCACAACATCGTGAAACAACGCCAGGGCAGCCGATTCTGGAGAAGTGGTTTGATGCCGTCGGAGTTGTTCCTCTAAAGGTGTGGTTAGAAACGCTTGAAACGCCGTTACTGCCCGATGACGTTGTTCTTCTCGCATCTTCCCAGTTGGTTGAGGTGACATCCTCCAACACTATAATCTTTGATTTAGTGTTGGCTTCCTACCTCACGATAGGGCATTCCTAGTTACTTCTCTTACGAGCGTTGCGCCACTTATCTAGAACAGCCTCATGACTTATTCCCCGACAGACCGACTGCATAGGCGTTTTAAATTCCCCAGAGTCCCTGGGTACAACGTTAGGAGCGCAGCGAAGCGAGCAGGCGTTTTTTGTATTACTTATGATGCGAATGCACCAGTTCTTTGCTTTCGTGGAGGTTCCGACAACCCCAAAACGGTGGATGTTATGGCGTATAAGTCTACCTTTCACTCACACAAGCCCGGAAGAACGTTCCTGTACAACATTTGTTGTTTCAATTATACCTTTCCACCGCTTTATATCCTACCACTCACATCAAAGATTATAGTGGGGGACTTACTGCGGAAAAGTTAAAAATTACGCTTACGATACAGGAAGTTCGCTCCGTGTTGCAATCGCTCGGAAACAGCATTGATCCATCCTTTAGTACGATGCCTCTCTATTGCTCTCAAGGTCACAAAAACGACTCCAGTCACCGCTTTTGTCAAGAGTGCGGTCAACGTCTCCCCCTGAGTTCTGGGCAAGTCCTAGAAAAGCGCTATTGCATCGTCAGCCAGTTGGGACAGGGGGGTTTTGGTCGCACCTATTTAGCCGAAGCACTACAGCGCTTTAGCGATCGCTGTGTCTTAAAGGAATTTGCTCCTCAAGTTCAAGGCGCTTCTGAGTTACAAAAAGCCAAGGAATTATTTGAACGAGAGGCGGGAGTGCTGCATCAGCTTCAACACCCGCAATTGCCCAGATTTTGGGAGTTGTTTGCAGCCGATATTGGAGGCGGTACGGGTTGCCTATTCTTGGTGCAAGATTACGTGGAAGGTCAAACCTACTTCGATTTGTTCAAATCCGGCAAGCGGTTGAGTGAGGCAGAAGCCATGCAGTTCATGAGCCAAATGCTACCCGTACTTTCCTACATTCATGCCAAAGGCGTGCTTCATCGAGATATTTCTCCCGATAATATTATCCTCAGAAATTCAGACCAGCTTCCGGTACTAATTGACTTTGGCTGTGTCAAAGAAATAGCGGCAACGGCTGTTTCCAACTTTACCAATGTTGGGGTATTACAAACTCGATTGGGTAAGAAAGGATACGCCCCAGAGGAACAACTGCGACAGGGTAAAGTGTTTGTTAACAGTGATTTGTACAGTTTGGCGGTAACCGCCCTGGTGTTGCTGACCGGCAAAGAACCTCAAGATTTGTATGACATCTACCAAGGAAATTGGCGTTGGGGACAGGAAATTCAGGTGTCCTCTCAACTGCAAGCCGTGTTGCAGAAAATGTTAGCTCATAAACCGAGCGATCGCTTCTCTAGTGCCGATGAAGTCCTGCAAGCCCTGCCATCACAACTCCCCCTTGCCTCGTCAGCCGTGTCTCATGCCAATACTTCCCAGAGACAGACGCAAATCGTTGCCCTCAAAGCCAGCCCCACCCCTCCCTCTCCCAACCCCACTCCCCCTCCTCGTCCGTTCGCCCTCAACACCATCGCCTCCCATCTGCGAACATTGGTCGTGGCTCCCAAAGCCCTGCCCAAACCGATTCCAGTTACCCCCAGCCCCCCCATTGCCGCCCCGCCTAACCCTCAACCGATGCCAAAGCCCCCCCAAGTTCTCAACTGGCTGGGCGGGTGGTTGCTCAAGATGGGGGTGGGTGTCGGCTTAATTTTAGTGACCGGATGGGCGGGTTGGGCGGTGATGAGTTCCATGATTCGTTCAGTACGCTCAGATCCTCTGGGCATTGAATCCGACCATACAACCGACCGTGGATCTCCCAGTTCCTCGGAGCAAAACCAGATGAACCAACTGTTGAGTCGCCGTCAAGGTTTAGGCATTCCTGATGCATATTTTAATAATTTAGTCAATGAGGTATTTTATACAAAGTATCCAGAAGTACGGGGACGCACGCTAACGCTGACATCCAAAGATGTGGCGTTACGAAAGGCATGGCATAACACAGCCGAGGACTTGCTCGATAAACTAGAACAAGCTCAACTTAGTGCGACGGCTCGTCGCCAGTTAGGAAGCTATGCTCAACGGGATTACCAAACTTGGCAGCGTCAAGCCCAGCGAGGTGAATTAGGTGGTTATACGATGACCCAGCTGAGTCAGCAAACAGATAAATCGTTTAATCAGCTGTTTCCTGAGCAACGGAGTGAGAAACTGAACTTACAGACATTCGGTCAAATTTGGTATGCGATCTTCTCGGATCGGGCGAGTCAACTCGAAACGGGCAAGAATTAACCTGTTGTGCATCTAATGGGCATCATCTAAACTTGTGTTTTCTGTCCGTTGTGGATGGTTCGTGGGCAAAAGCAACTGATGCCTGACCGATCCCAAAAAGCCAGAATGCAAGTCAGTGGTGTTCCAACCCCAATCGCTGAGTCGCAATCGCTTCAGCTTGAGGAAATCCGGGCTTGTGCCTTTCACTCTTAATTATTGGTTTGGCATTTTCAATGGCTCCCCTCTATTGCTCTCAAGGACATGAAAATCCCAGTGGAAATCGGTTTTGCAGGCTGTGTGGGCAGAAGCTAACCCAGCCGGAGGCCCAAGGTGTTGAGGCCGGGATGGTGATGGGGGGTCGCTACCGTATTGTCCGCGAGTTGGGGCATGGCGGCTTTGGACGCACCTATTTAGCCGAAGACTTGAATCGGTTTAATGAATCCTGTGTGTTAAAGGAATTTGCGCCCCAAGTTCAAGGTACCTACGCCCTGCAAAAAGCGGAAGAACTCTTTGAGCGGGAAGCCGGTATTCTCTACAAGTTGCAACATCCCCAAATCCCCAAGTTCCGAGAGATGTTTCGCGTCAAACAAGGAAACAAGGGGCGCTTATTTTTAGTACAAGACTATGTGGTCGGTCAAACGTACCACGCCTTACTCGATACTCGCAAGCAGCAGAGAGTAAGGTTTAATGAAGCGGAAGTCACCCAACTGCTGCTACAAATCCTACCCGTTTTGGAATACATCCACTCCTTGGGTGTGATTCATCGTGATATTTCTCCCGATAATCTAATTCTGCGGAGTACGGATGGGTTGCCCGTACTGATTGACTTTGGTGGGGTTAAGCAAGTTGCGGCATCGGTCGCCTCTCAAGTGATGGGGTCATCCCCGGTCGGTGGTACACCCGCCTATGCCACTCGCTTGGGGAAAGTGGGCTTTGCTCCCCACGAGCAAATGCAAGGGGGAATGGCCTATCCCCACAGTGATTTCTACGCTTTAGGGGTAACGGTATTAGTGTTGCTCACAGGGAAGGAACCGCAACTGTTGATTGACCCGAACACCTTGGCGTGGAACTGGCGGCGGGAAGTCAATCTCAGCCCCAAGCTAGGCAGTGTACTCGATAAAATGCTTCAACTCAATCCCACGGAGCGCTATCAAAGTGCACGCGAAGTGCTGCAATCCCTCACGGCACCATCCCCACCCCCGGCGTACCTCCCGACTCAGCTTCCATCCTTTCCAACGGAAGCGACGATGGCGGTTGCCCCTCCCCTCGTGGTGGCTGCTCACAATTCCTCTGCGCCCATTGTGCCTGCAACACCATCGCCCAGTTCAACCGCTCAGCCGTCCTCAGGTTGGTGGGGGAAAATTCTGGCGGTGCTAGTGTTGATTCCGGTTGCGGGTGGGATTGGCTGGTTGGCTGGCAATTGGTGGATCAAGTCCCAACTGCCATCTGACAATATTCCACCGCAACCCACCGAGACGGGTTCAGTCTCGCCCACGATTGAACCGACACCGGAACCATCATCACCGTTTTCCCCGGAAGAGATCCGGCGCAAGGAATCGCTCCAGCAGCGTCGTGTCGCCCTGGATATTCGCTATAACTACTACGCTAGCTTAGTGAATGAGGAATATTGGAGTCAGTATCCCGATCGCCGAGGACGGACTTTAGGTGATGGGTCAGAAGATGCGGAAGCTAGAGCACAATGGGATGCGATCGCTTCCGATGTCCTCCGGCAACTCGATAACCTGAAGTTAAGTGCTACCGCACGACGGCAGTTAGGAAGCTATACAGAGGCTGACCTCACTCGTGCCAAAGCCGAAGCCAATGATCTACGTGTCAGTAGCCGTAGCCTTTACGACCTAGTCGATGCAAAGTTCTTTCAAGCGTTCCCACAACAGAAGGAGAATCAGGCTTTTCGCAACAAACCCATTTTTCAGATTTGGCAAGCGATGGTGGGAGATACGCTCACCGCGCTGAAAACAAAAGAGGCTTTAGAGCGGATTGAGTTTGACCCAGAGGCCGTTAGCAAAACCATCAGCGGCACCCTGAAACCCGGAGCAGGCAAAGTCTTCCTGGCTAATCTTTCCGCCGGTCAGGCGATGGAGGCCAAGCTGGAAACTGGAAAGAGTGTGTTGTTTTCCATTTATAGTCCTAGCGGCAAGACAACCTTGCTGGAAGATTCGCGCGTTCGCACTTGGTCAGGAGAACTGCCAGAATCGGGTCTATATGAGTTTGTGATCGTATCAGAATCCTCTGGGTCGATGAATTATCAACTCGAACTCACTGTCGAAAATGCGGCTTCCCCTGAACCCACACCTGAGAGTTCGGCAACGCCTGAATCTTCTCCAATTGAATCACCGAGTTGAGCCGAAGATTGGCTCCTTGGCCTCCCTTGGCTTCAGTTCCAGCAATTGTATTCCAGTTCTCCGCTTTGGATTTTTTCCAGATCAGTATTGGTAGATTAGCGAGTTGCTCATCAACGAAGTAGGTCTAAGCTGAGATGCATCTAAATTGCATAGCTTGGTGATGAGATAAAAACTCTTATTCCTTCTGCCTTCTGTCCTCACTCTCATCTCCGGTCTGCCCTCTGCCTTACCTCCTCGATAATGCAATTTAAATGCCGATTAGCTTATTCCCTTTCCCTGAAGGAAGTAATAGTTTTTTTAAATGAACTTCTATGTTGCCGTTAATTTTTTTTAACTGAGGAGTTCATGGCAATGGCTTGGCAATTTTTCGGCATCAAAGAGTTTAGTCATTTCTTACCGAACCGAACTGTCATTGACGGCAATAATAGTAGGTTGCTGACTTTGTCATGACAGATTTCCTCTTTTTAAATTCCCGGATTGGCTAGACTAGCTTCACTAATTTTTCATGTTTTGACTAGCCTTTATTCCGCTGCAACGTCCTTACTTCCATTATTAATATAACTTTGAGAAAGGCTTTATATTTCTTAAAATTAAATATGATTTGTGAAGATTAGAAAAGGGGTTATAAAATTAGTTAAGATGAAGGGAATCCACCGAGTACAGATCGGGGTAAAGCTTTCATGGAAGCTCATAACGAGAGAAATTTTAGTCTCTAAAACGGGTTCAAAGGCTGCGAACATTGGCTTAAAGGCATTAGGAGCAATTTACTTCATCGTTATTGGAAAATTCTCTAGTTATTGACAGTAACAGAATCGCCGTTGTACAACAAAGCCGTGTCCACAAAAGGACGCGACAACGCCGTTCGTTACTCCGTAAAATCCCATTAAGCCAAGAAACCGTAAAGAACCTGGCTTCGGCGAGGAGAGGAACGCAAAGCAATGAAAACGCTTCTATTTGGGAACGCAGCCACCAGCCTTGATCAGATTGACCCGTATCAAGAAGGTCTTGAATTAGCTCACCAAGCTGCATTCGACGATTTGACCCGCTTAGCAGCGGGCATTTGCAAAACACCGATTGCGCTGCTATGCATCATTGATGCCACAAGAGGGTGGGTTCAATCCCAAGTGGGCTTAGACCCTAACTCAACCGAAGCTTATTTGGCGTTATGTTCTCAAACGCTTCTGCAACTAGAACGCAGGGATTCCCGTTTGTTGATGATTAAAGATGTGTTAGCAGAACCCGATTGGGCTAACCATGAACTGGTAAAGTCTCAAGCCAACATCCGATTTTATGCGGGTGTCCCTTTAGTGATGCCTCAAGGGCTGATAGTAGGCATATTAGCAGTAATGGATCACCAGCCGCGATCGCTAACGTTAAAACAAAAAAAGACGCTAGCGGCGTTGAGTAAACGAGCGCTCAGCCTAACAGTAAGCCCTGTTAACATGCCGTCGGAGCAGCGGAAAAGCGTAACCAGCTTGAAGCCAAGGGCGAACAAGCACCAAGCAATGAAGCAGGCGCAACAAGCATTAGATCAAGAGCTGGAAACGATCAGGTTTGCATTAGAGCGAACTTCGATGGTGTCGATGACAGACTATCGGGGAAAAATTAACTACGTTAATGATACTTTCTGTAAAATCTCACAATATGCCAGAGAAGAACTGCTGGGAAAAGACCACCGCCTGATGAATTCCGGTTACCACTCATCGGATTTTTTTAAACAGATGTGGATGACGCTTGGTAGAGGGAAAATTTGGAGAGGGGAAATCAGGAACCGGGCTAAAGATGGCAATTTTTATTGGGTGAATACGGCGATTGTACCTATTTTGAATACTCAGGAAAAACTTTGTGCCTATGTGTCGATTTGTCAAGACATTACTGAGCGTAAGCGAATGGAGGAAGAGGGCCTGAGCCAAGCCAGTTGTCGGACAGATCGCTTTTTTACGCTCTCGCCCGATCTGATGTGCATCCTCAATTTAAATGGCGATTTTCAGCAGGTGAATCCAGCCTTTGAAAAAATCCTTTCCTACACCCCAGACCAACTTTTTTCTCAACCTTTCCTTGATTTTGTTCATCCGGAAGACAAAGCGGCAACCCAATCCGTATGGGAGAAGCTAGCGAGTACCACCGAAACCCTGGTGATAGAAAATCGCTATCGTTGTCAGGATGGTTCCTATAAATGGCAACGCTGGAATTTTTTTTGCCCAGTTCAGGAACAGTTCATTTATGGGATTGGGCATGAGGTTACTCGCCACAAAGCAGGGAAAGCCACCCTTCTAGAACGTTCCCACTTCTCAACCCTAGAAGCTGACATAGCAGCCGCGCTGGGACAGGGCAGTCCGTTGGTTGAGAGCCTCAAGCACTGCACCGAGGCCATGGTACAACACCTGGACGCGATCGGGGCGGGAATTTGGCTGGTTGACCCGGCTGCGGTTGGGTCAGGTGGCTCCTTACCCTTAGACTTGCAAGCCTTTGCCGGCACTCTTCGACCCACGAACACATTTCCCGCTCACGTTCCCCCAAACCACCACCTGATCGGCACAATTGCCCAAACCCGACAATCTTTAAACACTCCGTTGTCTGGCGAATCAGGGGAAGCGGACAGCGCGCCGATTAACTTTAGTGGTTACCCCCTAATGGTCGAGTCGCGCTTGGTGGGGGTCATAGCGCTGCATAGTCGCCATCGCTTTTCCCAAGTCGTTCACAACGTTTTAGGGTGGGTGGCGAAGACAATCGCCACTGCAATTGACCGTGCTTGGTCGCGGGATGAACTTCTCAGTCGTTGGGAAGCCTTGCTTTGTCAGTTAGCCAGTCAAATTCACAACTTCCTCGACCTCGATATCATTCTCAATACTGCCGTCACTGAGATTTGGCGGTTGCTTGGCGTTGACAGCTGTCACTTTTTATGGTGCTTTGAAGAGGGGGAGCAACCAAGGTTAAGCCTATCTCACGAAGCCTGTAACCCTGAATTGCCAAGTCTGTTGGCACAAAACCTACCGCCCCATCTCCAGCCGATCGCTGAAATCATTCGCGCACAAAAGACGCTCAAGATTGAGGATTTGAGACAAACCGGGGATTTAGAGGGCAAAACCCAATCCCTACTATGCAATTGGGGGATTACGGCTGGACTACTGCTTCCCTTGAAAACCCACACCGGTCAGCTCGGTGCCATCGCCTGTAGTCACTATAATGGCCCGCGTCAGTGGAGCGATCGCGAAGTCGAACTATTGCAAGCCGTGGTGGATCAGCTCGCGATCGCGATCGAACAAACAGAAATGTTCGCCAACACGCGCGCTGCCACTCTTGCCGCCCAAACCCAAGCGCGCCATCTTGAAGTCGCCTTAAAAGACCTTCAGCAAACTGAAACCTGGCTGATTCAAACCGAAAAAATGTCTGGACTCGGTCAAATGGTCGCTGGGGTAGCCCATGAAATCAACAACCCCGTCAATTTCATCACGGGCAACCTGAGCCATGCCACGAACTATATCCAAGACCTGCTTGGCCTGATTCATTA
Encoded here:
- a CDS encoding protein kinase; translation: MAPLYCSQGHENPSGNRFCRLCGQKLTQPEAQGVEAGMVMGGRYRIVRELGHGGFGRTYLAEDLNRFNESCVLKEFAPQVQGTYALQKAEELFEREAGILYKLQHPQIPKFREMFRVKQGNKGRLFLVQDYVVGQTYHALLDTRKQQRVRFNEAEVTQLLLQILPVLEYIHSLGVIHRDISPDNLILRSTDGLPVLIDFGGVKQVAASVASQVMGSSPVGGTPAYATRLGKVGFAPHEQMQGGMAYPHSDFYALGVTVLVLLTGKEPQLLIDPNTLAWNWRREVNLSPKLGSVLDKMLQLNPTERYQSAREVLQSLTAPSPPPAYLPTQLPSFPTEATMAVAPPLVVAAHNSSAPIVPATPSPSSTAQPSSGWWGKILAVLVLIPVAGGIGWLAGNWWIKSQLPSDNIPPQPTETGSVSPTIEPTPEPSSPFSPEEIRRKESLQQRRVALDIRYNYYASLVNEEYWSQYPDRRGRTLGDGSEDAEARAQWDAIASDVLRQLDNLKLSATARRQLGSYTEADLTRAKAEANDLRVSSRSLYDLVDAKFFQAFPQQKENQAFRNKPIFQIWQAMVGDTLTALKTKEALERIEFDPEAVSKTISGTLKPGAGKVFLANLSAGQAMEAKLETGKSVLFSIYSPSGKTTLLEDSRVRTWSGELPESGLYEFVIVSESSGSMNYQLELTVENAASPEPTPESSATPESSPIESPS
- a CDS encoding PAS domain S-box protein; this encodes MKTLLFGNAATSLDQIDPYQEGLELAHQAAFDDLTRLAAGICKTPIALLCIIDATRGWVQSQVGLDPNSTEAYLALCSQTLLQLERRDSRLLMIKDVLAEPDWANHELVKSQANIRFYAGVPLVMPQGLIVGILAVMDHQPRSLTLKQKKTLAALSKRALSLTVSPVNMPSEQRKSVTSLKPRANKHQAMKQAQQALDQELETIRFALERTSMVSMTDYRGKINYVNDTFCKISQYAREELLGKDHRLMNSGYHSSDFFKQMWMTLGRGKIWRGEIRNRAKDGNFYWVNTAIVPILNTQEKLCAYVSICQDITERKRMEEEGLSQASCRTDRFFTLSPDLMCILNLNGDFQQVNPAFEKILSYTPDQLFSQPFLDFVHPEDKAATQSVWEKLASTTETLVIENRYRCQDGSYKWQRWNFFCPVQEQFIYGIGHEVTRHKAGKATLLERSHFSTLEADIAAALGQGSPLVESLKHCTEAMVQHLDAIGAGIWLVDPAAVGSGGSLPLDLQAFAGTLRPTNTFPAHVPPNHHLIGTIAQTRQSLNTPLSGESGEADSAPINFSGYPLMVESRLVGVIALHSRHRFSQVVHNVLGWVAKTIATAIDRAWSRDELLSRWEALLCQLASQIHNFLDLDIILNTAVTEIWRLLGVDSCHFLWCFEEGEQPRLSLSHEACNPELPSLLAQNLPPHLQPIAEIIRAQKTLKIEDLRQTGDLEGKTQSLLCNWGITAGLLLPLKTHTGQLGAIACSHYNGPRQWSDREVELLQAVVDQLAIAIEQTEMFANTRAATLAAQTQARHLEVALKDLQQTETWLIQTEKMSGLGQMVAGVAHEINNPVNFITGNLSHATNYIQDLLGLIHYYQQHYPNPTPEIQKFIEGIDLEFLIEDLPKILSSMKMGADRIQEIVLCLRDFSRLDDAQMRPVNIHEGIDSTLLILQNRLKPKGKNLGVTVIKEYGNLPPVECYAGQINQVFMNIISNAIDALENWNVEGTEQRLCSESQEDGERHNPINTSSPAHPVSTSPTIWISTKLLEDNQAVIRIRDNGLGMPPSVVRRLFDPFFTTKPVGKGTGLGLSISHQIIVEKHGGFLQCYSEPGQGAEFWIQIPISPSVRALGSGDS